From the genome of Streptacidiphilus rugosus AM-16, one region includes:
- a CDS encoding ABC transporter substrate-binding protein, with protein sequence MFKRTLVASCLALATLGAATACSSSGSSTSTDANGHAVPTVRLMVGGIDKQIYLPYQLAQNLGFYKKYGVNVVLSTEQDGGVGAEDAMASGQVDMSGAWYNHTIDFQMKGKAVEDIIQLSGAPGERVMCANGTNVHSAADFKGKVIGVTDIGSGTDTLIKFLAAQKGLKTSDFSRLGVGAGSTVVAALQNHKAACAITTQPTVAALEKKGIAYSAIDLATTSGATAALGGMWPAASVLARTDWVNSHKDAAQKVVDALVATMHWINTHTATDIANNLPSSFVSNALVTKDDYITALTQDKGQFLPDGLMPAGGPKTSLATEELAGNANSSADLSTTFTNDFVIAANKLEGFTTTTTPAGPNG encoded by the coding sequence ATGTTCAAGCGCACCCTCGTCGCCTCCTGTCTCGCCCTGGCCACCCTCGGCGCGGCGACCGCCTGCTCCTCCTCCGGCTCCAGCACCAGCACCGACGCGAACGGCCACGCCGTGCCGACGGTGAGACTCATGGTCGGGGGCATCGACAAGCAGATCTACCTGCCCTACCAGCTGGCGCAGAACCTGGGCTTCTACAAGAAGTACGGCGTCAACGTCGTGCTCAGCACCGAGCAGGACGGCGGTGTCGGCGCCGAGGACGCGATGGCCTCCGGCCAGGTCGACATGTCCGGCGCCTGGTACAACCACACCATCGACTTCCAGATGAAGGGCAAGGCGGTCGAGGACATCATCCAGCTCTCCGGCGCCCCGGGCGAGCGCGTGATGTGCGCCAACGGCACCAACGTCCACTCCGCGGCCGACTTCAAGGGCAAGGTCATCGGCGTCACGGACATCGGGTCCGGCACGGACACCCTGATCAAGTTCCTCGCCGCGCAGAAGGGCTTGAAGACCAGCGACTTCAGCCGCCTCGGCGTCGGCGCGGGCTCGACCGTGGTCGCCGCCCTGCAGAACCACAAGGCCGCCTGCGCGATCACCACGCAGCCGACGGTCGCCGCGCTGGAGAAGAAGGGCATCGCCTACTCGGCGATCGACCTGGCCACCACGAGCGGCGCGACGGCCGCGCTGGGCGGCATGTGGCCCGCCGCCTCGGTGCTGGCCCGCACGGACTGGGTCAACTCCCACAAGGACGCGGCACAGAAGGTCGTCGACGCGCTGGTCGCGACCATGCACTGGATCAACACCCACACCGCGACGGACATCGCGAACAACCTGCCGAGCTCGTTCGTCTCCAACGCGCTGGTGACCAAGGACGACTACATCACCGCGCTGACCCAGGACAAGGGCCAGTTCCTGCCGGACGGCCTGATGCCGGCCGGCGGCCCGAAGACCTCGCTGGCGACGGAGGAGCTGGCCGGCAACGCGAACTCCTCGGCCGACCTCTCCACCACCTTCACCAACGACTTCGTGATCGCGGCGAACAAGCTGGAGGGCTTCACCACGACCACGACCCCGGCCGGCCCCAACGGCTGA
- a CDS encoding glycosyltransferase 87 family protein, producing the protein MSSVIVEAPAPVAAPPVAARRTRSERSAVWAAGWLVAAGWAGSFLVISDQVTHRTWGATAAVAYLAAAGVAAFGRLRLSVILALVGAVALPLTWLVLTGQAQAEVRVMERSMALLLHTGSPYVARPAGLNDYNPYLPGQSLFGLPHALGVFGPLGDARLCCAAFLALCLAVGRRVLRGSPLGFGFGGDYGRSGISYGTAVGALVASPFLALPLCVSGVDIPLIGVCCLAPALALRGRPVAAGLVLAFACTLKWTAWPVVPVVLAALFALYGRRAALRCAAVTVAGAGAVVLPFALSAPKALVDQVFLFPTGHGAVATPAKSPLPGVLLAGLGAGGTALALGLLALSAVLLAVSLVRRPPRNAVACADRLALGLALAFALAPASRWGYFALPAVLLFWTRLASRLQD; encoded by the coding sequence GTGAGCAGCGTCATCGTCGAGGCACCCGCGCCCGTCGCGGCACCGCCGGTCGCGGCACGCAGGACCCGGTCGGAGCGGAGCGCGGTCTGGGCGGCCGGTTGGCTGGTCGCGGCAGGCTGGGCGGGATCGTTCCTGGTCATCTCGGACCAGGTCACGCACCGCACCTGGGGTGCCACGGCGGCGGTCGCGTATCTGGCGGCGGCGGGCGTGGCCGCGTTCGGGCGGCTTCGGTTGTCGGTGATCCTCGCGCTGGTCGGCGCGGTGGCGCTGCCGCTCACCTGGCTGGTGCTCACCGGGCAGGCGCAGGCGGAGGTCCGGGTCATGGAGCGCTCGATGGCACTGCTGCTGCACACCGGCAGCCCGTACGTGGCACGACCTGCCGGGCTGAACGACTACAACCCCTACCTGCCGGGCCAGTCGCTCTTCGGACTGCCGCACGCGCTGGGCGTGTTCGGCCCGCTGGGCGACGCGCGGCTGTGCTGCGCGGCGTTCCTGGCGCTGTGCCTGGCCGTCGGGCGAAGGGTGCTGCGCGGCTCGCCGCTGGGGTTCGGCTTCGGCGGCGACTACGGCAGGTCGGGGATCTCCTACGGCACGGCGGTCGGGGCGCTGGTGGCCTCGCCGTTCCTGGCGTTGCCGCTCTGCGTGAGCGGCGTCGACATCCCGCTGATCGGCGTCTGCTGTCTCGCTCCGGCGCTGGCCCTGCGGGGGCGGCCGGTGGCGGCGGGCCTGGTCCTGGCCTTCGCCTGCACCCTGAAGTGGACCGCGTGGCCGGTCGTCCCTGTGGTCCTGGCGGCGCTGTTCGCCCTCTACGGGCGGCGGGCCGCGCTGAGGTGCGCCGCGGTGACGGTGGCCGGCGCGGGGGCGGTCGTCCTGCCGTTCGCGCTGAGCGCGCCGAAGGCGCTGGTGGACCAGGTCTTCCTGTTCCCTACCGGCCACGGCGCGGTGGCCACCCCGGCGAAGAGCCCCCTGCCGGGCGTGCTGCTGGCCGGCCTGGGCGCGGGCGGCACGGCCCTCGCCCTCGGCCTGCTGGCACTGAGCGCGGTCCTGCTGGCGGTCTCCCTCGTCCGCCGCCCCCCGCGCAACGCCGTGGCCTGCGCCGACCGCCTCGCCCTCGGTCTCGCCCTCGCCTTCGCCCTCGCTCCCGCGAGCCGCTGGGGCTACTTCGCCCTCCCCGCCGTCCTCCTCTTCTGGACCCGCCTCGCCTCCCGCCTCCAGGACTGA
- a CDS encoding ABC transporter ATP-binding protein, producing the protein MADTNNGRIEIEGVTKRFLTPGGEIFTAIQDVSFTVEPGQFCAVVGPTGCGKSTTLGLVSGLDKPSEGTVRVGGKVVDGITDGVSFMFQADALLPWKTVLANVALGPVFKGAGKAEAQSRARDWLRRVGLAGFEDRYPHQLSGGMRKRVAMAAALINEPKILMMDEPFGALDVQTKAIMSNELLGLWEQSRPAVLFITHDLDEAVALADKVVVMTSSPGTVKAVYDIDLPRPRGSVQEIRFQPRFLELQHQIWDTLREEVERAYAHTAGGPTQEGKAA; encoded by the coding sequence ATGGCCGATACGAACAATGGCCGAATCGAGATTGAAGGCGTCACCAAGCGCTTTCTGACGCCTGGCGGCGAGATCTTCACCGCCATTCAGGACGTGTCGTTCACCGTCGAGCCGGGCCAGTTCTGCGCCGTCGTCGGGCCGACCGGCTGCGGGAAGTCCACCACGCTGGGCCTGGTCTCCGGTCTGGACAAGCCCAGCGAGGGCACCGTCAGGGTCGGCGGCAAGGTGGTCGACGGGATCACCGACGGCGTCAGCTTCATGTTCCAGGCGGACGCACTGCTGCCCTGGAAGACGGTGCTGGCGAACGTCGCTCTCGGGCCGGTCTTCAAGGGCGCCGGCAAGGCCGAGGCGCAGTCCCGCGCGCGGGACTGGCTGCGCCGGGTGGGTCTCGCCGGCTTCGAGGACCGCTATCCGCACCAGCTCTCCGGCGGTATGCGCAAGCGCGTGGCTATGGCCGCGGCGCTGATCAACGAGCCCAAGATCCTCATGATGGACGAGCCGTTCGGCGCCCTGGACGTGCAGACCAAGGCGATCATGTCGAACGAGCTGCTGGGCCTGTGGGAGCAGAGCCGTCCGGCGGTCCTCTTCATCACCCACGACCTGGACGAGGCCGTCGCCCTCGCGGACAAGGTCGTCGTGATGACCTCGAGCCCGGGCACGGTCAAGGCGGTCTACGACATCGACCTGCCCCGTCCCCGCGGCTCCGTCCAGGAGATCCGCTTCCAGCCGCGCTTCCTGGAACTGCAGCACCAGATCTGGGACACCCTCCGCGAGGAGGTCGAGCGCGCCTACGCGCACACCGCCGGGGGCCCCACGCAGGAAGGCAAGGCAGCATGA
- a CDS encoding carbohydrate ABC transporter permease, which translates to MTRQGTLARPTGVRRALSSPFATLAVLVMTLLWTLPTFGLLVTSLRPQSDVAQSGWWEVFVHPHFTLSNYHDVLFNGGFGVSDGLMPYLVNSLAITIPATVFPIALASMAAYVLAWVPFKGSDTIFFVFFALQVVPLQMALVPLLQLFSGGAHVGSATVFPALGLGGTYAPVWLAHTMFALPLAVFLLHNFIAQLPRDLIEAARVDGASHFRVFRSIVLPLATPALASFAIFQFLWVWNDLLVGLTFTGGTPEVAPMTARLAQLSGSFGDHWEILTAGAFVSVIIPLIVFFSLQRYFVRGLLAGSVKG; encoded by the coding sequence ATGACGAGGCAGGGGACTCTCGCGCGGCCCACCGGCGTCCGCCGCGCCCTCAGCAGCCCGTTCGCGACGCTCGCGGTGCTGGTGATGACACTGCTGTGGACGCTGCCCACCTTCGGTCTGCTGGTCACCTCGCTGCGCCCGCAGAGCGACGTCGCACAGTCGGGGTGGTGGGAGGTCTTCGTCCACCCGCACTTCACCCTGTCCAACTATCACGACGTCCTGTTCAACGGCGGCTTCGGCGTCAGCGACGGCCTGATGCCCTACCTGGTCAACTCGCTGGCGATCACCATCCCGGCCACCGTCTTCCCGATCGCGCTGGCGTCGATGGCCGCGTACGTGCTCGCCTGGGTGCCGTTCAAGGGCAGCGACACCATCTTCTTCGTCTTCTTCGCGCTCCAGGTGGTGCCGTTGCAGATGGCCCTGGTGCCGCTGCTCCAGCTCTTCTCCGGCGGTGCGCACGTCGGCAGCGCGACGGTCTTCCCCGCGCTGGGTCTCGGTGGCACCTACGCGCCGGTCTGGCTGGCGCACACGATGTTCGCTCTGCCGCTGGCGGTCTTCCTGCTGCACAACTTCATCGCCCAGCTGCCGCGCGACCTGATCGAGGCGGCCAGGGTCGACGGGGCCAGCCACTTCCGCGTCTTCCGCTCCATCGTGCTGCCGCTGGCCACACCCGCGCTGGCCTCGTTCGCGATCTTCCAGTTCCTCTGGGTCTGGAACGACCTGCTGGTCGGCCTCACCTTCACCGGCGGCACGCCGGAGGTGGCCCCGATGACGGCACGGCTGGCCCAGCTCTCCGGCTCCTTCGGCGACCACTGGGAGATCCTCACGGCCGGCGCCTTCGTCTCCGTGATCATCCCGCTGATCGTCTTCTTCTCGCTCCAGCGCTACTTCGTGCGGGGTCTGCTGGCGGGCTCCGTCAAGGGCTGA
- a CDS encoding ABC transporter substrate-binding protein, with protein sequence MHRSTSSARSVLAVGAAAALVLLAGCSNSSTSTGTKASATPTLAGDCAPFQAYAGHSGTTVTMFASILSPESDSLQQSWAKFSSCTGIKISYVGSNDFESQLPVRVSGGNAPDLAIIPQPGLLQQMVKTGKVVKPPAATVANEAKWSAVWKTYGSVDGTFYAAPMSANMKSLVWYSPKAFAAAGYTVPTTWADLMSLSDKIAKAGKNKPWCGGIGSGTATGWPATDWLEEVVLGKYGGDVYDKWVSHQIKFSDPQIIDAMNTVQGWMHNSAWVNGGIGNVQSIASTTFQDAGAPILTGKCSMLQQASFYEAQWPKGTKIGPDGDIWAFHLPAANPAITTPVEGGGEFVAAFSSRPEVQAVQNYLSTSDWATSRIKVAPGWVSANQGVDPSVYTDPVDQLSAKYLTDPSATFRFDASDLMPAAVGAGQEWKSFTAWFAQNQSVTKTASDIDAAWPQ encoded by the coding sequence ATGCACAGATCCACCAGCTCCGCACGCAGCGTGCTCGCGGTGGGGGCAGCCGCCGCGCTCGTGCTCCTCGCGGGCTGTTCCAACTCCTCCACCAGCACGGGCACGAAAGCCAGCGCGACGCCGACCCTGGCCGGCGACTGCGCGCCGTTCCAGGCCTACGCGGGGCACTCCGGCACCACGGTGACGATGTTCGCCTCGATCCTGAGCCCGGAGTCCGACTCGCTCCAGCAGTCCTGGGCGAAGTTCAGCTCCTGCACCGGCATCAAGATCTCGTATGTGGGCTCCAACGACTTCGAGTCCCAGCTCCCGGTGAGGGTCAGCGGCGGCAACGCCCCGGACCTGGCGATCATCCCGCAGCCGGGCCTGCTGCAGCAGATGGTGAAGACCGGCAAGGTGGTCAAGCCCCCGGCCGCGACCGTGGCGAACGAGGCCAAGTGGAGCGCCGTCTGGAAGACCTACGGGTCGGTCGACGGCACCTTCTACGCGGCGCCGATGAGCGCCAACATGAAGTCGCTGGTCTGGTACTCGCCCAAGGCCTTCGCCGCGGCCGGCTACACGGTCCCGACGACCTGGGCCGACCTGATGTCGCTGAGCGACAAGATCGCCAAGGCGGGCAAGAACAAGCCGTGGTGCGGCGGCATCGGCTCCGGCACGGCGACCGGCTGGCCCGCGACGGACTGGCTGGAGGAGGTCGTCCTCGGCAAGTACGGCGGCGACGTCTACGACAAGTGGGTCAGCCACCAGATCAAGTTCTCCGACCCGCAGATCATCGACGCGATGAACACGGTCCAGGGCTGGATGCACAACTCCGCCTGGGTCAACGGCGGCATCGGCAACGTGCAGTCGATCGCCTCGACGACCTTCCAGGACGCGGGCGCGCCGATCCTGACCGGCAAGTGCTCGATGCTGCAGCAGGCCTCCTTCTACGAGGCGCAGTGGCCCAAGGGCACCAAGATCGGCCCCGACGGCGACATCTGGGCGTTCCACCTCCCGGCGGCGAACCCGGCGATCACCACCCCGGTCGAGGGCGGCGGCGAGTTCGTGGCGGCCTTCAGCAGCAGGCCGGAGGTGCAGGCGGTGCAGAACTACCTGTCCACCTCGGACTGGGCGACCAGCCGCATCAAGGTGGCTCCCGGCTGGGTCTCGGCGAACCAGGGCGTCGACCCCTCGGTCTACACCGACCCGGTCGACCAGCTCTCGGCGAAGTACCTGACCGACCCGTCGGCGACCTTCCGCTTCGACGCCTCCGACCTGATGCCGGCCGCAGTGGGCGCGGGCCAGGAGTGGAAGTCCTTCACCGCCTGGTTCGCCCAGAACCAGTCGGTCACGAAGACCGCCTCCGACATCGACGCCGCCTGGCCCCAGTGA
- a CDS encoding ABC transporter permease, producing MSTASTSASAAPVDAAPVAQGQAVARAGRRAVQRRKAAVWAARFGFAVLVLGGWEIAARTNVIDPFFYGQPSGIWKSLLNLFQHGTEFGSIYENIWVTIQEALIGFAVGALAGVVVGVALGQSRFLAEVLGPYIKIVNAIPRIVLGSIFIVAFGIGTLPKILLAAVLVFFVVFFNAFQGVREVDRNILANAKVLGASRFQVTKHVIVPSALTWIIASLHSAFGFAIVGALVGEVLGAQKGLGLVIKTAQNQFDPNTVFAAMFLIAALVLVAEWLIGKLEHRLLSWRPAAPSEASNAI from the coding sequence ATGAGCACCGCATCCACCTCCGCATCCGCCGCTCCGGTCGACGCCGCTCCCGTCGCCCAGGGACAGGCCGTCGCCCGCGCCGGGAGGCGGGCGGTCCAACGCCGGAAGGCGGCCGTCTGGGCGGCCAGGTTCGGCTTCGCCGTTCTGGTCCTGGGCGGTTGGGAGATCGCCGCCCGGACGAACGTGATCGACCCGTTCTTCTACGGGCAGCCCTCGGGCATCTGGAAGAGCCTGCTCAACCTGTTCCAGCACGGGACGGAGTTCGGCTCCATCTACGAGAACATCTGGGTCACCATCCAGGAGGCCCTGATCGGCTTCGCGGTCGGTGCGCTCGCCGGTGTCGTCGTCGGAGTGGCGCTGGGTCAGAGCCGCTTCCTCGCCGAGGTGCTGGGCCCCTACATCAAGATCGTCAACGCCATTCCGCGCATCGTCCTCGGCTCGATCTTCATCGTCGCCTTCGGCATCGGGACGCTGCCGAAGATCCTGCTCGCCGCGGTGCTGGTGTTCTTCGTGGTCTTCTTCAACGCCTTCCAGGGCGTGCGCGAGGTGGACCGCAACATCCTCGCCAACGCCAAGGTGCTCGGCGCCTCGCGGTTCCAGGTCACCAAGCACGTCATCGTCCCCTCCGCGCTGACCTGGATCATCGCCTCGCTGCACAGCGCCTTCGGGTTCGCCATCGTCGGCGCCCTGGTGGGCGAGGTGCTCGGGGCCCAGAAGGGCCTCGGCCTGGTCATCAAGACCGCGCAGAACCAGTTCGACCCGAACACGGTCTTCGCGGCCATGTTCCTGATCGCGGCCCTTGTCCTCGTCGCCGAGTGGCTGATCGGAAAGCTGGAGCACCGCCTGCTGTCCTGGCGGCCCGCCGCTCCCTCCGAGGCGTCCAACGCCATCTGA
- a CDS encoding carbohydrate ABC transporter permease, with product MWADASVKFVNTFGALAGFAGVLLVLFYFGGRAKGRMSRRLAIVILLGPGLLLLVVGLAVPVVRTIYLSLFNDDSSKYLGAGNYTWALQNDDIHQVLLNTLLWIVVAPLVTTGLGLGLALLVDRLRGQAVYKSLIFLPMAISFVGASIIWKFVYDYRDPAQPQIGLLSQICIWLGWSHPPNWILSHPLNNFLLMVVMIWVQTGFAMVVLSAAIKAIPEDVTEAAVLDGARGWRLFAHVTIPMIRSTVIVVLTTVMITTLKLFDIIRTMTGGNFGTQVLANEMYSQAFVEFNVGRGSSLAVLLFLAVLPLVAYNIMLLRKEREVR from the coding sequence ATGTGGGCCGACGCATCGGTCAAGTTCGTCAACACCTTCGGCGCGCTCGCGGGCTTCGCGGGCGTGCTGCTGGTGTTGTTCTACTTCGGCGGGCGCGCCAAGGGGCGCATGTCGCGGCGGCTCGCCATCGTCATCCTGCTCGGGCCCGGCCTGCTGCTGCTCGTCGTCGGGCTGGCGGTGCCCGTCGTGCGGACGATCTACCTGAGCCTCTTCAACGACGACAGCAGCAAGTACCTTGGCGCCGGCAACTACACCTGGGCCCTCCAGAACGACGACATCCACCAGGTCCTGCTGAACACCCTGCTGTGGATCGTCGTCGCCCCGCTCGTCACCACCGGCCTCGGGCTCGGACTCGCGCTGCTGGTCGACCGGCTGCGCGGGCAGGCCGTCTACAAGTCGCTGATCTTCCTGCCGATGGCGATCTCCTTCGTCGGCGCGAGCATCATCTGGAAGTTCGTCTACGACTACCGCGATCCCGCGCAGCCGCAGATCGGCCTGCTCAGCCAGATCTGCATCTGGCTCGGCTGGTCCCATCCGCCGAACTGGATCCTGTCGCACCCGCTGAACAACTTCCTGCTGATGGTCGTCATGATCTGGGTGCAGACCGGTTTCGCCATGGTGGTCCTGTCCGCGGCGATCAAGGCCATCCCCGAGGACGTCACCGAGGCCGCCGTCCTGGACGGAGCCCGCGGCTGGCGGCTCTTCGCGCACGTGACCATCCCGATGATCCGCAGCACGGTGATCGTCGTGCTGACCACCGTCATGATCACCACGCTCAAGCTCTTCGACATCATCCGCACCATGACCGGCGGCAACTTCGGCACCCAGGTGCTGGCCAACGAGATGTACTCGCAGGCCTTCGTGGAGTTCAACGTGGGCCGCGGCAGCAGCCTCGCCGTGCTGCTCTTCCTCGCCGTGCTGCCGCTCGTCGCGTACAACATCATGCTGCTGCGGAAGGAACGGGAAGTCCGATGA
- a CDS encoding FHA domain-containing protein encodes MQIRLTVLGPREGGPASATTHSTSSAQAAAPAADVLVSAPVGTTLGAVAAALAGAVGVRSGGRTGRAATHIHLFAQGRRLDERSVLGHPPLVDGAVLRLDTPDPDDAVEPAGSSAALHVVGGPDAGGIHLLHPGRVVVGRSADADVPVDDPDVSRFHLALEVGADGRVSVADTGSTNGTALDGAPVGGEPRQVPPGGLIELGESALRLVPAQLGRAELVPDGQGAVQVTTRAAGRGPVPSRPSGRTASGTGSLPTAHSPAAPHHPQPTHGRGFRLGLRRSAPAASAVVPPQSPPRESGRWPDPAELLLTALGPGPRLWERHPDHEDALVVRLGTRAHAPVTLDLRAVGSVGLTGPRARLAGLTRGLLAQLAVLHAPSMLELVLIAADPARPLDDRTDSWSWLAWLPHLRPTHGQPCRALTAFDAGQAQARLAELAPGWGEDAPEGPPPQQSGVTARQGHGPSRGRSTVVVVDGDPGSEAARAAVAELIAHGGARDVHVLQLAEHPEELPQACGALVAITGEVGTLLDIERPADGTGAGRAAGQHRAAPERELLAGVALDAVGAAWAGRLARALAPLREPDTARRQGGRSALPEAARLLDLLGLDLVTPAKISARWAELRLSSGEVPTATVGVGRDGSCALDLTDHLLIGGAPGSGRTELLRSLLASLAVAERPDRLGLLLIEGRPPQEPTRGLSPAVELPHVVGHVATTDGPALREAAHALSVELDRRAALLQGRSFAAWHAERALASLAPPRRPADDYPPQPSGSLAVDPEPLPHLVVAVDDWDALLSSPLAHVLEDAALRGPRLGVRLAVTTSAPERTAGSAVDDSAQLRIALRVDSPITSALLIHVDDAASLADDQPGRGLVRHPDGGVVALQTARVTGRIPRTATLRPTVTPLDWSSLGEPPSSRPIRELGNGPTDLALLASALQRATDTLGTPPSAPLL; translated from the coding sequence ATGCAGATCCGGCTGACCGTGCTCGGGCCGCGTGAGGGCGGTCCCGCGTCTGCGACGACGCATTCGACGTCGTCGGCGCAGGCCGCCGCGCCCGCCGCGGACGTGCTGGTCAGCGCCCCCGTCGGGACGACTCTGGGGGCGGTGGCCGCGGCGCTCGCGGGCGCGGTCGGGGTCCGTTCCGGCGGACGCACCGGGCGCGCGGCGACGCACATCCATCTCTTCGCCCAGGGCCGAAGGCTCGACGAGCGTTCCGTGCTCGGGCATCCGCCCCTGGTCGACGGCGCGGTGCTGCGCCTGGACACTCCGGACCCCGACGACGCGGTGGAGCCGGCCGGATCCTCGGCCGCGCTGCACGTGGTCGGCGGCCCCGACGCGGGCGGCATCCACCTGCTCCATCCGGGTCGGGTCGTGGTCGGGCGCTCCGCCGACGCGGACGTCCCTGTGGACGATCCCGACGTCTCCCGCTTCCACCTCGCGCTGGAGGTCGGCGCCGACGGCCGGGTCAGCGTCGCGGACACCGGCTCGACGAACGGCACGGCCCTGGACGGCGCCCCCGTCGGCGGGGAACCGCGGCAGGTCCCGCCCGGCGGGCTGATCGAGCTCGGCGAGAGCGCGCTGCGGCTGGTCCCGGCGCAACTGGGCCGGGCCGAGCTGGTGCCCGACGGCCAGGGCGCGGTGCAGGTCACCACGCGGGCCGCGGGGCGCGGGCCGGTCCCGTCCCGGCCGAGCGGGCGCACCGCCTCCGGCACCGGCTCGCTGCCCACCGCGCACTCACCCGCCGCCCCGCACCACCCGCAGCCGACGCACGGCCGCGGCTTCCGGCTCGGGCTGCGCCGCAGTGCGCCCGCGGCCTCCGCCGTGGTGCCGCCGCAGTCCCCGCCGCGCGAGTCGGGACGCTGGCCCGATCCTGCGGAGCTGCTGCTGACCGCGCTCGGTCCCGGTCCCCGGCTCTGGGAGCGCCACCCCGACCACGAGGACGCCCTCGTCGTCCGTCTCGGCACGCGTGCGCACGCGCCCGTCACGCTGGATCTGCGGGCGGTCGGCAGCGTCGGCCTGACCGGGCCGCGCGCCCGGCTGGCCGGTCTCACCCGCGGCCTGCTGGCCCAGCTGGCCGTGCTGCACGCCCCCTCGATGCTGGAACTGGTCCTGATCGCGGCCGATCCCGCCCGTCCGCTGGACGACCGGACCGACAGCTGGTCCTGGCTCGCCTGGCTCCCCCACCTGCGCCCCACCCACGGTCAGCCGTGCCGCGCGCTCACCGCCTTCGACGCCGGCCAGGCCCAGGCCCGCCTCGCCGAACTCGCGCCCGGCTGGGGCGAGGACGCCCCCGAGGGTCCGCCCCCGCAGCAGAGCGGCGTCACGGCCCGCCAGGGCCACGGCCCCTCCCGCGGACGGTCGACGGTCGTGGTCGTGGACGGCGACCCGGGCAGCGAGGCGGCCCGCGCCGCCGTCGCCGAGCTGATCGCGCACGGCGGCGCGCGCGACGTCCACGTGCTGCAGCTGGCCGAGCACCCCGAGGAGCTCCCGCAGGCCTGCGGGGCGCTGGTGGCGATCACCGGCGAGGTCGGCACGCTGCTCGACATCGAGCGTCCGGCCGACGGCACCGGAGCCGGTCGCGCCGCGGGCCAGCATCGCGCGGCGCCGGAACGGGAGTTGCTCGCGGGCGTCGCCCTCGACGCGGTCGGCGCGGCCTGGGCCGGGAGGCTGGCCCGCGCGCTCGCCCCGCTGCGGGAGCCCGACACGGCGAGGCGTCAGGGCGGCAGGTCCGCGCTCCCCGAGGCCGCCCGGCTGCTCGACCTGCTCGGACTCGACCTGGTCACCCCCGCGAAGATCTCCGCCCGCTGGGCCGAACTGCGGCTCAGCTCGGGCGAGGTCCCGACGGCCACGGTCGGCGTCGGCCGGGACGGCAGCTGCGCGCTCGACCTGACGGACCATCTGCTGATCGGCGGCGCGCCCGGCTCCGGGCGCACGGAGCTGCTGCGCTCACTGCTCGCCTCGCTCGCGGTCGCCGAACGCCCGGACCGGCTCGGCCTGCTGCTGATCGAGGGCCGCCCGCCGCAGGAGCCGACGCGGGGCCTCTCCCCCGCCGTCGAACTCCCGCACGTCGTCGGCCACGTGGCGACCACCGACGGGCCCGCGCTGCGCGAGGCCGCGCACGCGCTCAGCGTCGAGCTGGACCGCCGCGCGGCGCTGCTGCAGGGCCGCTCCTTCGCCGCGTGGCACGCGGAACGGGCCCTCGCCAGCCTCGCGCCGCCGCGACGCCCCGCGGACGACTACCCGCCGCAGCCTTCGGGCTCGCTGGCCGTCGACCCGGAACCGCTGCCGCACCTGGTCGTGGCGGTCGACGACTGGGACGCGCTGCTGAGCTCCCCGCTGGCCCACGTCCTGGAGGACGCGGCGCTGCGCGGCCCGCGGCTGGGCGTCCGCCTGGCGGTGACGACGTCCGCGCCCGAGCGCACGGCGGGCTCCGCCGTCGACGACTCCGCACAGTTGCGGATCGCGCTGCGGGTGGACTCGCCGATCACCTCGGCCCTGCTGATCCACGTCGACGACGCGGCGTCCCTGGCCGACGACCAGCCCGGCCGCGGCCTGGTCCGCCACCCCGACGGCGGCGTCGTCGCCCTCCAGACGGCGCGGGTCACCGGCCGCATCCCGCGTACCGCGACCCTCCGCCCGACGGTCACCCCCTTGGACTGGTCCTCCCTCGGCGAACCCCCGTCCTCCCGCCCCATCCGCGAACTCGGCAACGGCCCCACCGACCTCGCCCTCCTCGCCAGCGCCCTCCAACGCGCCACCGACACCCTCGGCACTCCCCCGTCGGCGCCGCTGCTCTGA